The Streptomyces kanamyceticus genome window below encodes:
- a CDS encoding amino acid permease, producing MSRTSTPQDPAPDAAPDAPKTDSPLVHGLKQRHLSMIALGGVIGAGLFVGSGAGIAAAGPSIVLAYAISGALVMLVMRMLGEMSAANPASGSFSVHAERAIGPWAGFTAGWGFWFLLCVAVGLEGIGAAKIMVGWFPDSPEWAWVALFMLVFCGANLTAVKNFGEFEFWFAALKVGAITLFLGIGVLAILGILPGSDVSAPGTDNLTGVGGFMPNGTDGLIIGLLASVFAYGGLETVTIAAAESENPVKSVAKAVRTAMWRIALFYVGSMLVVVTLLPWDDKEVVAKGPYVATLNHLGIPGAGEIMNVIVLIALLSAMNANIYGASRMSYSLIERGMGPKALGKVSGGVPRLAVLASSVFGFVCVLLSYWRPDDVFPWLLNMIGAMILVVWIFIAASQLILRRRTEREEPEKLVIKMWAYPFLTWVALAAMAYVFYLMTEQPDTRKQLLATGALTLALAVIGIVRQKVAEKRAAG from the coding sequence ATGTCTCGGACGTCCACCCCGCAGGACCCAGCACCCGACGCAGCACCCGACGCACCCAAGACCGACTCCCCCCTGGTGCACGGCCTCAAGCAGCGACATCTCTCCATGATCGCCCTCGGCGGCGTGATCGGGGCGGGCCTCTTCGTCGGCTCCGGGGCGGGCATCGCGGCCGCCGGGCCCTCGATCGTCCTCGCCTACGCGATATCCGGCGCGCTCGTCATGCTCGTGATGCGCATGCTGGGCGAGATGTCGGCGGCGAACCCGGCGTCAGGATCCTTCTCCGTGCACGCCGAGCGGGCGATCGGCCCCTGGGCGGGCTTCACCGCGGGCTGGGGCTTCTGGTTCCTGCTCTGCGTCGCCGTCGGTCTTGAGGGCATCGGCGCCGCGAAGATCATGGTGGGCTGGTTCCCGGACAGCCCCGAGTGGGCCTGGGTCGCCCTCTTCATGCTGGTGTTCTGCGGCGCCAACCTGACGGCCGTGAAGAACTTCGGCGAGTTCGAGTTCTGGTTCGCCGCGCTCAAGGTCGGCGCCATCACGCTCTTCCTCGGCATCGGCGTCCTCGCGATCCTCGGCATCCTGCCGGGATCCGACGTGTCGGCGCCCGGTACCGACAACCTCACCGGCGTCGGCGGCTTCATGCCGAACGGCACCGACGGCCTGATCATCGGCCTCCTCGCGTCGGTCTTCGCGTACGGCGGTCTGGAGACCGTCACGATCGCCGCCGCCGAGTCCGAGAACCCGGTCAAGTCCGTCGCCAAGGCCGTGCGCACCGCGATGTGGCGCATCGCCCTCTTCTACGTGGGCTCGATGCTGGTCGTCGTCACGCTGCTGCCGTGGGACGACAAGGAGGTCGTCGCGAAGGGCCCGTACGTCGCCACGCTCAACCACCTCGGCATCCCCGGCGCCGGGGAGATCATGAACGTGATCGTCCTGATCGCGCTGCTCTCCGCGATGAACGCCAACATCTACGGCGCGTCGCGCATGTCGTACTCGCTGATCGAGCGCGGCATGGGCCCCAAGGCGCTCGGCAAGGTCTCGGGCGGCGTGCCGCGCCTCGCGGTGCTCGCCTCCTCGGTCTTCGGCTTCGTCTGCGTGCTGCTCAGCTACTGGCGCCCCGACGACGTCTTCCCCTGGCTGCTCAACATGATCGGCGCGATGATCCTGGTCGTCTGGATCTTCATCGCCGCCTCGCAGCTGATCCTGCGCCGCAGGACGGAGCGCGAGGAGCCGGAGAAGCTGGTCATCAAGATGTGGGCGTACCCGTTCCTGACCTGGGTGGCGCTTGCCGCGATGGCGTACGTGTTCTACCTGATGACGGAGCAGCCGGACACCCGCAAGCAGCTGCTCGCCACCGGCGCGCTGACGCTGGCGCTCGCCGTGATCGGGATCGTGCGGCAGAAGGTGGCGGAGAAGCGGGCGGCGGGCTAG
- a CDS encoding amino acid permease, translated as MHEPGTVAAATATPLGEENEPLAGGLKQRHLTMLGLGGVIGAGLFVGSGAGIAVAGPGIVVSYLIAGALAMCVMRMLGEMSAAMPASGSFSVHAERALGRWAGFSVGWLYWFLLVVVLAVEATGAAQIANGWAPGVPQWAWVLIFMLVFTGANLAAVKNFGEFEFWFATLKVCAIVAFLVLGLLAVFGVLPAGSNSSGDPVGFTHLTGDGGFLPHGWSGVISGVLAVVFAFGGLEVVTIAAAESDDPVRSVARAVRSAVYRILFFYVGSMLIIVTVLPWTAQKAGISPYVTVLDSIGVPSAGTIMNIVVFVALLSALNANLYGSSRMIFSLAERGEAPKSLLKLSGGGVPRRAVLASVAFGFVSVVLNLKWPDSVFLYMLNSVGAVLLFVWALIAISQLRLRRRIEREAPERLVLRMWAFPYLTWAALAAMAVVLGLMVTDDGARPQLLWSAGATGLVLAIAGLREWRQRRVNRTSRHL; from the coding sequence ATGCACGAGCCCGGAACCGTCGCGGCCGCCACGGCCACGCCCCTCGGGGAAGAGAACGAACCGCTCGCGGGCGGCCTCAAGCAGCGCCACCTCACCATGCTCGGGCTCGGCGGGGTCATCGGGGCCGGGCTGTTCGTCGGTTCGGGCGCCGGGATCGCGGTCGCGGGGCCCGGCATCGTCGTGTCGTACCTGATCGCGGGCGCGCTCGCGATGTGCGTGATGCGGATGCTCGGCGAGATGTCCGCGGCGATGCCCGCGTCAGGATCCTTCTCGGTGCACGCGGAGCGCGCGCTCGGCCGCTGGGCCGGGTTCAGCGTCGGCTGGCTCTACTGGTTCCTGCTCGTGGTCGTGCTCGCCGTGGAGGCGACGGGGGCCGCGCAGATCGCCAACGGGTGGGCGCCCGGCGTCCCCCAGTGGGCCTGGGTGCTGATCTTCATGCTGGTCTTCACCGGCGCCAACCTGGCCGCGGTGAAGAACTTCGGCGAGTTCGAGTTCTGGTTCGCGACCCTGAAGGTCTGCGCGATCGTCGCGTTCCTGGTGCTCGGCCTCCTCGCGGTCTTCGGGGTGCTGCCCGCTGGGTCCAATTCCTCTGGGGACCCGGTCGGCTTCACGCATCTCACCGGCGACGGGGGCTTCCTGCCGCACGGCTGGTCGGGCGTGATCTCCGGAGTGCTCGCCGTCGTCTTCGCGTTCGGCGGCCTGGAGGTCGTCACGATCGCCGCCGCCGAGTCCGACGACCCGGTGCGTTCGGTGGCCCGCGCGGTGCGCAGCGCCGTCTACCGCATCCTCTTCTTCTACGTCGGGTCGATGCTGATCATCGTGACGGTGCTGCCGTGGACGGCGCAGAAGGCGGGCATCAGTCCGTACGTCACCGTGCTCGACTCGATCGGGGTGCCGTCCGCCGGGACGATCATGAACATCGTGGTGTTCGTGGCGCTGCTCTCGGCGCTCAACGCCAACCTCTACGGCTCCTCCCGGATGATCTTCTCGCTCGCCGAGCGCGGCGAGGCCCCCAAGTCCCTGCTCAAGCTGTCGGGCGGCGGGGTGCCGCGCCGCGCGGTGCTCGCCTCGGTGGCCTTCGGCTTCGTGTCGGTCGTGCTCAATCTGAAGTGGCCCGACTCCGTCTTCCTCTACATGCTCAACTCGGTCGGCGCGGTGCTCCTGTTCGTCTGGGCGCTGATCGCCATCTCCCAACTGCGCCTCCGTCGGCGCATCGAGCGCGAGGCGCCGGAGCGGCTCGTCCTGCGGATGTGGGCGTTCCCGTATCTGACGTGGGCGGCGCTCGCGGCGATGGCCGTCGTGCTCGGCCTGATGGTGACGGACGACGGGGCGCGGCCGCAGCTCCTCTGGTCGGCGGGGGCGACGGGGCTCGTGCTCGCGATCGCGGGGCTGCGGGAGTGGCGCCAGAGGCGCGTGAACCGCACGTCGAGGCATTTGTGA
- a CDS encoding biotin transporter BioY yields the protein MSIAAAHVRPGQVLADLLPSSRVKDAALVLGGAALTGIAAQIAVPVPGSPVPVTGQTFAALLVGTALGARRGFLSLAVYALVGMAGMPWFAEAGSGVAAPSLGYVLGMLLAATVAGSLARRGGDRSVLRTAGTMVLGSAIIYAVGVPYLAAATGMSMTQAVAAGLTPFLIGDALKAALAMGALPTAWKFLDR from the coding sequence ATGAGCATCGCCGCCGCCCATGTCCGCCCCGGCCAGGTCCTCGCCGACCTGCTCCCGTCGTCCCGCGTGAAGGACGCCGCCCTCGTGCTCGGCGGCGCCGCGCTCACCGGGATCGCCGCCCAGATCGCGGTGCCCGTGCCGGGCTCCCCGGTGCCGGTGACCGGGCAGACCTTCGCCGCGCTGCTCGTGGGCACCGCGCTCGGCGCCCGCAGGGGCTTCCTCTCGCTCGCGGTGTACGCCCTCGTCGGCATGGCGGGCATGCCGTGGTTCGCGGAGGCGGGCTCCGGCGTCGCCGCGCCGTCCCTCGGCTACGTCCTCGGCATGCTGCTCGCCGCCACCGTGGCCGGTTCGCTGGCCCGCCGCGGCGGTGACCGCTCCGTGCTGCGCACGGCGGGCACGATGGTGCTCGGCTCCGCGATCATCTACGCGGTCGGTGTCCCCTACCTGGCCGCCGCCACCGGCATGTCGATGACCCAGGCCGTCGCCGCGGGGCTCACCCCCTTCCTGATCGGCGACGCCCTGAAGGCCGCGCTCGCGATGGGCGCGCTGCCCACGGCGTGGAAGTTCCTCGACCGCTGA
- a CDS encoding FAD-binding oxidoreductase, with translation MDFTAQRLVFRPGDAGYDEEIAGFQTGFATRPAIVFGARSTDDVVAAVSYAAAHALPIGVQATGHGLPAASEGGVLVSTRRMDSVRVDAAARTVTVGAGARWGQVAEAAAPHGLAPLNGSAPGVGAVSYTLGGGLGILGREFGYAADHVRSLDVVTADGTPRHVTADGEPELFWGLLGGGANLGVVTDLEIDLVPVARLYGGAIAFDGSASDPAALLRGYEAWTRTLPDELTSSLSALVYPDLPQLPPHLRGRYLVSVRVAFTGTAAEGERLVAPLRELGDAVSDTLREMPYAESHTIHSDPDFPHAYYGDSVVLSGLDVAAAGELLALTGPAADAMHVVQINQLGGALARPAQNAVPFRDAGWLIRILSPLDGTDVAAARTVHAQAFGLVAPQTLGRSLNFAFGGGDRPDGLYDPETRKRLAELKATYDPANLFRRNYDVS, from the coding sequence GTGGACTTCACCGCACAGCGACTCGTCTTCCGGCCGGGAGACGCCGGGTACGACGAGGAGATCGCCGGGTTCCAGACCGGTTTCGCGACGCGGCCCGCGATCGTGTTCGGCGCGCGGAGCACCGACGACGTGGTCGCCGCCGTGTCGTACGCCGCCGCGCACGCCCTGCCCATCGGCGTACAGGCCACCGGGCACGGCCTGCCCGCGGCCTCCGAGGGCGGCGTCCTCGTCAGCACGCGGCGGATGGACTCCGTGCGCGTGGACGCCGCGGCGCGCACCGTCACCGTCGGGGCGGGCGCCAGGTGGGGGCAGGTCGCCGAGGCCGCCGCGCCGCACGGGCTCGCCCCGCTGAACGGCTCGGCGCCGGGCGTGGGCGCCGTGTCGTACACGCTGGGCGGCGGACTCGGCATCCTCGGCCGGGAGTTCGGGTACGCGGCCGACCACGTCCGCTCGCTCGACGTCGTCACCGCGGACGGCACCCCGCGCCACGTCACGGCGGACGGCGAACCCGAGCTGTTCTGGGGGCTCCTCGGCGGCGGCGCGAACCTCGGTGTGGTCACGGATCTCGAGATCGACCTGGTGCCGGTGGCCAGGCTGTACGGCGGGGCGATCGCGTTCGACGGGAGCGCGAGCGACCCCGCCGCCCTGCTGCGCGGCTACGAGGCGTGGACGCGGACCCTGCCCGACGAGCTGACCTCGTCCCTCTCGGCGCTCGTCTACCCGGACCTGCCGCAGCTCCCGCCGCATCTGCGCGGCCGCTATCTCGTCTCCGTCCGGGTCGCGTTCACCGGCACGGCGGCCGAGGGCGAGCGTCTGGTGGCGCCGCTGCGGGAGCTCGGGGACGCGGTGTCGGACACGCTGCGGGAGATGCCGTACGCCGAGAGCCACACCATCCACAGCGACCCGGACTTCCCGCACGCGTACTACGGGGACAGCGTGGTCCTGAGCGGCCTGGACGTCGCGGCGGCCGGTGAACTCCTCGCCCTGACGGGGCCCGCGGCGGACGCGATGCACGTCGTCCAGATCAACCAGCTGGGCGGGGCGCTCGCGAGGCCCGCGCAGAACGCGGTGCCCTTCCGTGACGCGGGCTGGCTGATCCGGATCCTGTCGCCGCTCGACGGCACGGACGTCGCGGCCGCGCGGACCGTGCACGCGCAGGCGTTCGGACTAGTGGCGCCGCAGACCCTCGGGCGCTCGCTCAACTTCGCCTTCGGCGGCGGCGATCGGCCCGACGGGCTCTACGACCCGGAAACGCGGAAGAGGCTCGCCGAGTTGAAGGCCACGTACGACCCGGCGAACCTCTTCAGGCGGAACTACGACGTCAGTTGA
- a CDS encoding amino acid permease: MTSQPSLAKADSGTASPGDPQSGHNGDNGDGLQAGLKNRHLSMIAIGGVIGAGLFVGSSSGIAAAGPAILISYALVGTMVVLVMRMLGEMAAARPTSGSFSTYADQALGRWAGFSIGWLYWFFWVVVLAVEATAGAVILNGWIPAVPQWGWALIVMVVLTATNLVSVGSYGEFEFWFAGIKVVAIGGFVIIGLLAVFGVLPGSDNPGAGFAHLTDAGGFMPKGAGAILTGVLMVVFSFMGSEIVTLAAGESEDPQRAVTKATNSVIWRIGVFYLGSIFVVITLLPWNDKSIAKDGSYVAALNSIGIPHAGQVMNVIVLTAVLSCLNSGLYTASRMAFSLGQRGDAPKAFARTNKRGVPQAAILGSVVFGFVAVWFNYQWKDTVFDFLLNSSGAVALFVWLMIAFTQLRMRGIILREEPEKLVVKMWLFPYLTWVTIAMISFVLVYMLTDEAGRKQVLLSLLAAAFVVVFSLVREKIRPRDEVQEQVDA; this comes from the coding sequence ATGACCTCGCAACCCTCCCTTGCGAAGGCAGACAGCGGCACCGCATCCCCTGGGGATCCGCAGTCTGGCCACAACGGTGACAACGGTGACGGCCTGCAAGCGGGTCTCAAGAACCGCCACCTCTCGATGATCGCCATCGGCGGCGTGATCGGCGCCGGGCTCTTCGTCGGCTCCAGCTCCGGCATCGCCGCCGCGGGGCCCGCGATCCTCATCTCGTACGCCCTCGTGGGCACGATGGTCGTCCTCGTGATGCGGATGCTCGGCGAGATGGCCGCCGCACGGCCGACCTCCGGCTCCTTCTCCACCTATGCCGACCAGGCGCTCGGCCGCTGGGCCGGTTTCTCCATCGGCTGGCTCTACTGGTTCTTCTGGGTCGTCGTGCTCGCGGTGGAGGCCACCGCGGGTGCCGTCATCCTCAACGGCTGGATACCCGCCGTCCCGCAGTGGGGCTGGGCGCTCATCGTGATGGTGGTGCTCACCGCCACCAACCTCGTGTCGGTGGGCTCCTACGGCGAGTTCGAGTTCTGGTTCGCCGGGATCAAGGTCGTCGCCATCGGCGGCTTCGTGATCATCGGCCTGCTCGCCGTCTTCGGCGTGCTGCCCGGATCGGACAACCCCGGCGCCGGATTCGCGCACCTCACCGACGCGGGCGGCTTCATGCCCAAGGGCGCGGGCGCCATCCTCACGGGTGTGCTCATGGTCGTCTTCTCCTTCATGGGCTCCGAGATCGTGACGCTGGCCGCCGGTGAGTCCGAGGACCCGCAGCGCGCCGTCACCAAGGCGACCAACAGCGTCATCTGGCGCATCGGCGTCTTCTACCTGGGCTCGATCTTCGTCGTCATCACCCTCCTTCCGTGGAACGACAAGTCGATCGCCAAGGACGGCAGCTACGTCGCCGCACTGAACTCGATCGGCATCCCGCACGCCGGTCAGGTCATGAACGTCATCGTGCTGACCGCCGTGCTCTCCTGCCTCAACTCCGGCCTGTACACCGCCTCCCGCATGGCCTTCTCGCTCGGTCAGCGCGGTGACGCGCCCAAGGCCTTCGCGCGCACCAACAAGCGGGGCGTGCCGCAGGCCGCGATCCTCGGCTCGGTCGTCTTCGGTTTCGTCGCCGTCTGGTTCAACTACCAGTGGAAGGACACCGTCTTCGACTTCCTGCTCAACTCCTCGGGCGCGGTGGCCCTGTTCGTCTGGCTGATGATCGCGTTCACGCAGCTGCGGATGCGCGGGATCATCCTGCGCGAGGAGCCGGAGAAGCTCGTCGTGAAGATGTGGCTCTTCCCGTACCTGACGTGGGTCACGATCGCGATGATCTCGTTCGTGCTCGTCTACATGCTCACCGACGAGGCCGGGCGCAAGCAGGTGCTGCTCTCGCTCCTCGCGGCCGCGTTCGTGGTCGTCTTCTCCCTGGTCCGGGAGAAGATCCGGCCCAGGGACGAGGTCCAGGAGCAGGTCGACGCCTGA
- a CDS encoding ribose-5-phosphate isomerase → MRVYLGSDHAGYELKNHLVEWLKSHGHEPVDCGPHIYDAQDDYPPFCLRAAERTAADPEALGIVIGGSGNGEQIAANKVKGVRAALAWSEQTAALGREHNDANVVSIGGRMHTEEEATKFVEIFLSTPYSGEERHTRRIDMLSAYEESGELPPIPAHHPQS, encoded by the coding sequence ATGCGCGTGTACCTCGGCTCGGATCATGCCGGCTACGAACTCAAGAACCACCTGGTCGAATGGCTCAAGAGCCACGGCCACGAGCCCGTCGACTGCGGGCCCCACATCTATGACGCCCAGGACGACTACCCGCCGTTCTGCCTGCGCGCCGCGGAGCGCACGGCCGCGGACCCGGAGGCCCTCGGCATCGTCATCGGCGGCTCCGGGAACGGCGAGCAGATCGCCGCGAACAAGGTCAAGGGCGTCCGCGCGGCGCTGGCCTGGAGCGAGCAGACCGCGGCGCTCGGCCGCGAGCACAACGACGCGAACGTCGTCTCGATCGGTGGCCGCATGCACACGGAGGAGGAGGCGACCAAGTTCGTCGAGATCTTCCTGAGCACGCCGTACTCGGGCGAGGAGCGGCACACTCGCCGCATCGACATGCTGTCGGCTTATGAGGAGTCCGGGGAGCTGCCCCCGATCCCCGCGCACCACCCCCAGTCGTAA
- a CDS encoding Fpg/Nei family DNA glycosylase — protein sequence MPEGHTIHRLAQDHRERFAGKTTTVRSPQGKFSDSAALVDGRSMETAEAHGKHLFLGFGEGGAEWIHIHLGLFGKYTIGECPAPPPTDTVRLRLLNEAYYSDLRGPTTCALITYDEKRAIHERLGPDPLRAADDPDKAYQRISRSRTTVAALLMDQKVIAGVGNVYRAEVLFRHGIDPYTPGKDLTQRQWAAIWQDLVELMREGVRLNRIDTVRPEHTPEEMGRPPRVDDHGGEVYVYRRANLPCHICGGEIRTADLAARNLFWCPTCQRA from the coding sequence TTGCCCGAGGGGCACACCATTCATCGGCTCGCGCAGGACCACAGGGAACGGTTCGCGGGGAAGACGACGACGGTACGCAGCCCGCAGGGCAAGTTCAGCGACAGCGCCGCCCTCGTCGACGGCAGGTCGATGGAGACCGCCGAGGCCCACGGCAAGCACCTCTTCCTCGGGTTCGGCGAAGGGGGTGCCGAGTGGATCCACATCCACCTCGGCCTCTTCGGCAAGTACACCATCGGCGAGTGCCCCGCCCCGCCCCCCACGGACACCGTCCGCCTCCGCCTGCTCAACGAGGCGTACTACTCCGACCTGCGCGGCCCGACGACCTGCGCCCTCATCACGTACGACGAGAAGCGGGCGATACACGAGCGGCTCGGCCCGGATCCGCTGCGCGCGGCGGACGACCCGGACAAGGCGTACCAGCGGATCTCCCGCAGTCGTACGACCGTCGCCGCGCTCCTGATGGACCAGAAGGTCATCGCGGGCGTCGGCAACGTCTACCGCGCCGAGGTCCTCTTCCGGCACGGCATCGATCCGTACACCCCGGGCAAGGACCTCACCCAGCGCCAGTGGGCGGCGATCTGGCAGGACCTCGTGGAGCTGATGCGCGAGGGCGTCCGCCTCAACCGGATCGACACCGTCAGGCCCGAGCACACCCCCGAGGAGATGGGCCGCCCGCCGCGCGTCGACGATCACGGCGGCGAGGTGTACGTCTACCGCAGGGCGAACCTGCCCTGCCACATCTGTGGCGGCGAGATCCGCACCGCCGACCTCGCCGCCCGCAACCTCTTCTGGTGCCCGACCTGCCAGCGCGCGTAA
- a CDS encoding GNAT family N-acetyltransferase, which produces MTTDVRMLDEGDWDTWYGALDVAFGGVPESPQEQKLWRELIELDRSFGVWDGASCVGTAAAFSFRLSVPGGALVDAAGVTMISVAATHRRRGIMTSMMRRQLDGLRAGGESLAVLTASEPMIYGRFGYGAATQQLKATIDTTRVRLALPSGAADVRLRYAKPTDVHEACEALYARRVGERPGLLARQPGWERLGLLDPASDRGGASQLQCVVAEQDGELVGYVRFAVKPEWEWQGPKSTVLLRDLEAVDPAAYAALWQFLFDIDLTSSVVARSRPVDDPLLQLVSDVRRCDIAVRDSLHVRLVEVGAALEARTYQAPVDVVFEVTDAFCPWNEGRWRLTGDAKGASCERTHDPADLALSVRELAAAYLGGTSLVSLAGAGRVRELRGGALAEASLAFGSASAPWLPHGF; this is translated from the coding sequence ATGACGACAGACGTGCGGATGCTCGACGAAGGCGACTGGGACACGTGGTACGGGGCGCTGGACGTCGCGTTCGGCGGGGTCCCCGAGTCGCCCCAGGAACAGAAGCTGTGGCGCGAGCTGATCGAGCTCGACCGCTCGTTCGGCGTGTGGGACGGGGCGTCGTGCGTGGGGACCGCGGCGGCTTTCAGCTTCCGGCTCTCCGTGCCCGGCGGCGCCCTGGTGGACGCGGCGGGCGTGACCATGATCAGCGTCGCGGCCACGCACCGGCGGCGCGGCATCATGACCTCGATGATGCGCAGGCAGCTCGACGGCCTGCGCGCGGGCGGCGAGTCCCTCGCCGTGCTCACGGCGTCGGAGCCGATGATCTACGGCCGGTTCGGGTACGGGGCGGCCACCCAGCAGCTGAAGGCCACCATCGACACGACCCGGGTGCGGCTCGCCCTGCCGTCAGGGGCGGCGGACGTACGCCTTCGGTACGCGAAGCCCACCGACGTCCACGAGGCGTGCGAGGCGCTGTACGCGCGCCGGGTCGGTGAGCGTCCGGGGCTGCTCGCCCGGCAGCCCGGCTGGGAGCGGCTCGGCCTGCTCGACCCGGCGTCCGACCGCGGCGGCGCCTCGCAGCTGCAGTGCGTGGTCGCCGAGCAGGACGGGGAGCTCGTCGGGTACGTGCGGTTCGCCGTCAAGCCCGAATGGGAGTGGCAGGGGCCCAAGAGCACGGTCCTGCTGCGCGATCTGGAGGCCGTCGACCCCGCGGCGTACGCGGCGCTGTGGCAGTTCCTCTTCGACATCGACCTGACGTCGTCGGTCGTCGCGCGCAGCCGCCCGGTGGACGACCCGCTGCTACAGCTGGTCTCGGACGTGCGCCGGTGCGACATCGCGGTGCGGGACTCGCTGCACGTGCGGCTCGTGGAGGTCGGCGCGGCTCTGGAGGCGCGCACCTATCAGGCCCCCGTCGACGTGGTGTTCGAGGTGACGGACGCCTTCTGTCCCTGGAACGAGGGGCGTTGGCGCCTCACGGGTGACGCCAAGGGCGCGTCGTGCGAGCGCACCCACGACCCGGCCGATCTCGCGCTCTCCGTACGGGAGTTGGCCGCGGCCTACCTCGGTGGCACCTCCCTGGTCTCGCTCGCGGGAGCGGGCCGGGTGCGGGAGTTGCGCGGCGGCGCGTTGGCTGAGGCGTCGCTGGCCTTCGGGTCAGCCAGTGCGCCGTGGCTGCCGCATGGCTTCTAG
- a CDS encoding PP2C family protein-serine/threonine phosphatase, which yields MAVGEQGRGRRERRAEAETFTARMKKRLHRARIGLRKSGVDYFRGDGSDWVALAGLLLTIPVITCCTIVNNVWFSPAALVLPIVAGGLLLRPASLLGLYAASAVALIVESVKLGPYTEGPSRVTPGVVLVVAACGFFGLVIAQFRSRVGVPWRGGGTMLFDLRERIRVQSKLPKLPRGWHREMALRPAGGQSFSGDFVVAARTNGGRTLEVVLTDVSGKGMDAGSRALLLSGAFGGLLGSLPPHAFLPAANGYLLRQDWDEGFATSIHLVLDLETGDYELFSAGHPPGLQLSAGSGRWEEKAGQGPLLGVYDGAQFDPVKGLLRPGDVLMLFTDGLVETSDRDIAEGMDRLTGEADRYVAGGFHGAAWHLIEAVAKDVNDDRALLLICREA from the coding sequence ATGGCTGTAGGAGAGCAGGGGCGCGGACGACGCGAGCGTCGTGCGGAAGCCGAGACGTTCACGGCCCGGATGAAGAAACGGCTGCACCGGGCCCGCATCGGCCTGCGCAAATCCGGGGTCGACTACTTCCGCGGCGACGGCTCCGACTGGGTCGCCCTGGCCGGTCTGCTCCTGACCATCCCCGTGATCACCTGCTGCACGATCGTCAACAACGTGTGGTTCTCGCCCGCCGCGCTCGTCCTGCCGATCGTCGCGGGCGGCCTGCTGCTCCGCCCCGCCAGCCTGCTCGGCCTGTACGCGGCCTCCGCGGTGGCCCTGATCGTGGAGTCGGTGAAGCTGGGCCCGTACACGGAAGGGCCGTCCCGGGTCACCCCAGGCGTGGTCCTCGTGGTCGCGGCCTGCGGATTCTTCGGCCTGGTCATCGCCCAGTTCCGCAGCCGGGTCGGGGTGCCCTGGCGCGGCGGCGGCACCATGCTCTTCGACCTGCGCGAACGCATCCGCGTACAGAGCAAGCTGCCGAAGCTGCCGCGCGGCTGGCACCGCGAGATGGCGCTGCGCCCGGCCGGCGGCCAGTCCTTCTCCGGCGACTTCGTGGTCGCGGCCCGCACCAACGGAGGCCGCACCCTGGAGGTCGTCCTCACCGACGTCTCCGGCAAGGGCATGGACGCGGGCTCCCGCGCCCTGCTCCTGTCCGGCGCCTTCGGCGGCCTGCTCGGCTCACTGCCCCCGCACGCCTTCCTGCCCGCAGCCAACGGCTACCTCCTTCGCCAGGACTGGGACGAGGGCTTCGCGACCTCCATCCACCTGGTCCTCGACCTGGAGACCGGCGACTACGAACTCTTCTCCGCGGGCCACCCGCCGGGCCTCCAGCTCAGCGCGGGCAGCGGCCGCTGGGAGGAGAAGGCGGGCCAGGGACCGCTCCTCGGCGTCTACGACGGAGCACAGTTCGACCCGGTCAAGGGCCTGCTGCGCCCCGGCGACGTCCTGATGCTCTTCACGGACGGCCTGGTGGAAACCTCCGACCGCGACATCGCCGAGGGCATGGACCGGCTGACGGGGGAGGCCGACCGGTATGTGGCCGGGGGCTTCCACGGCGCCGCCTGGCACCTGATCGAGGCGGTCGCGAAGGACGTGAACGACGACAGGGCGCTGCTGCTGATCTGCCGGGAGGCGTGA